From one Marinobacter sp. LV10MA510-1 genomic stretch:
- a CDS encoding phenol hydroxylase subunit, whose protein sequence is MSEQATKFDELTRYIRVRSAPEDKFVEFDFAIGHPELFVELVLPKAAFQLFCKHNNVIHMSSDQIRLVDEDMVKWRFGEKGHR, encoded by the coding sequence ATGAGCGAACAGGCTACGAAGTTTGACGAGCTAACCCGCTATATCCGCGTTCGCAGCGCGCCGGAGGACAAATTCGTGGAATTTGATTTTGCTATCGGGCATCCGGAGCTTTTCGTGGAGCTGGTTTTACCCAAGGCCGCATTCCAGCTTTTTTGCAAGCATAACAACGTTATTCACATGAGCTCCGATCAGATCCGTTTAGTCGATGAGGATATGGTCAAGTGGCGTTTTGGTGAAAAAGGACATCGCTAA